TCTCGTTCGGCAAACTAATTGTTAGGCACAGCTTCTCTGTTCAAGCCGAGCTAAAAAAGAGACATTTCGTGTAACTCATTTGATAGCACATACCTATCCACTGGTCCAAGATTCCTGGCCCAATGGGCCTCTCGTCTGGCGTACGGGTGTGGGGCTTTCCCCATATAGCAATGGTAAAGATTTCCAAGATAGGCCGGAGCGGCCGCAGGCGGTGAGGTTTGCAAAGTTGACCTGGGTTGTTCATAAGCGGCCTGTCCAAACGGTATTTAGCCGGCGCTGTGTGATAGGGTGATCTCGAACTGTGATTGCTTGAAGGATTGGCGCCTCGGCACGAGGCCTCGTCGAGGTAATCTGGATCGGCTTACACGGTACCAGGTGGTGGTCAATACCGATGCAAGGTGCGGATTGCGATTGCAGTTGGCGTTCGATAAGCTGATAGCATTAAAGGAGTTCCGTTGTTTGCCTAAGGCTGGCGTATCGTAATCCAGCCCAGGCCCGGTGGCGTTGAAGTCTGGAGAATTAGCTGCCAATGCGATTCTTGAACGCCTGCGCATTGGCGACACCTTTCAACGCAGTGGACTCTCCGGTCCCATCAACCGTAGCCATCCTGCTTTGCATCGAAAATCGTGAATGTGCCCCAAAAAGCCACCGACCTGTTCGTGGTAAAGTTCCTAGATCAACTTTGCAATTTCAGTTACTAGAAGGATCGATGGACCATGGAGTCCCATTCATTGCAAGTGCCCCGCCCAATGCGGTCCAATAGTCATCCCCTGTCGTCGATGCTGGGCTGGGTTGCATTCGGTCTGTTGCTCCTAAAATTCACGTGCTATGGCTACGCGCAGTCATCGGCCGATTTAGTTGTTCTTAATGCTAATGTCGTGACCTGCGACGATCAGCTTCGAAGGGTCGAGGCTGTGGCGATTCGAAATGGCCACTTCGTAGCCGTGGGCAGTAATGCCGATGTGCGTCGAAGGATGGGGACGAAGACTACCGTCGTCGATGCCGCTGGCCAAACGATTACGCCGGGACTGATCGATAGCCATCTGCATTTTGTGGGCTTAGGCGAGTCGCTGCAAATGCTGAATCTCAGTCAAGCCCGTTCTTGGGAGGCGATCGTGCGGCAGGTCGAGTCGGCAGCCAAACAAACACCCGCCGGTGATTGGATCGAAGGGCGAGGCTGGCACCAGAGCAAATGGTCGGTTGAGCCAACCGAGAATGTCGATGGATATCCCATGCACACGTCGATGAGCAGAGTCACGGAGACGCACCCAGTCATTCTTACCCACGCGAGTGGCCATGCTTGCTTCGCAAACGCTGCCGCGATGAAATTGGCGGGCATTGATCGCGATACTCCCGATCCGCCGGGGGGACAAATTGTGCGTGACGCCGAAGGAGACGCCATTGGGATCTTCCTTGAAAATGCCCAATCGCACATTTACCGAGCAAAGGCCAAGGCGGACAGGCAAGTGCCGAATGCCGATCGCCAAGCTCGTTTGTCCGAGCAGATTCGTCTGGCGGGTGAAGCCTGCTTGAGACACGGAATCACATCTGTCCATGACGCTGGCTGCAGCTTTGAGCTCGCGGAAAAGCTGCGACAGTTTGCCGACGCCGGTCAATTGCAGGTGCGCATGCTGGTGATGATCCGTGCCAGTAGTCGGGAATTGGAAGGCCGTTTAGCCGCTGCGCGTATCGAGCAGGCGGGAAATGGCTTCCTGACAGTGAGGAGCGTGAAAGTTTCCATTGATGGAGCATTAGGAGCGCATGGTGCCTGGTTGCTACAGCCTTACGACGATCTGCCGGGCAGCGTCGGCTTCAACACCGTTGCGAGCGATGAACTGGAACGCATCGCAGAAATGTGCAAAGCCAACCACTGGCAATTGTGCGTGCATGCCATTGGAGATCAGGCCAACCGCGAAGTCCTGGACATTTACGAGCGGGTGTTAGGCGCCGAAGCCGGCGAGGATCATCGTTGGCGAGTTGAGCATGCACAGCACTTAGCAGTCGAGGATATTCCCCGCTTTGGAAAGTTGGGAGTCATCCCTGCAATGCAAGCCAATCATTGCACAAGTGACGCTCCTTTCGTCCTGCAGCGATTGGGTGAACGCCGCAGTTCCGAAGGTGCCTACGTCTGGCGTTCGCTCATCGACAGTGGTGCGATCGTTGCTAACGGGACCGACGCTCCGGTGGAATCGATCGATCCGCGCGTCAGCCTGTATGCATCGGTCACCCGGCAACTTTCAGATGGCAGCCAGTTTTTTCCGGAACAGTGCATGACGCGGCAGGAGGCGTTGCTGAGCTACACTCGCTGGGCCGCGCGAGCTGGCTTTCAAGACCAATACATCGGCTCTATCGAAATTGGAAAACGGGCGGACTTTGTACTCTGGGATACCGATCTTCTGAATTGCCCTGCGGAAGAGTTGTTGACCGCCAAAACGCTGCGTGTCTGGCTGGACGGTAAAGAGCGAACGGTCACTCCGCTCGCCAAATAACGCGGCATGTTTCCCCAAGGCGGCCCACTTGATTCGCACATATCAGCTGTTTTGCAAATCAGTGCTTGCCTGATCTACATCGCAGCAGCCGCGACCTCACCGAAAACCGCAACTGAATGCCACGGGGCCATGCGAAGTTCCACGTCGGGCTGACGCTCTTGATGAACACCAGCAGGCACTCTTGTGAACCAGAGAATCGGTTGCCCCCGCTTCTAGTGCGCCAGACGAACCTCAAGGGCAGCAACAGTTTGAACTCCCGTTGCCACTGAACGAAAACGGGACAGTTCGAACAGAAGGTTCAAACTGTCCCGTAATAGTCGGGGTAACAGGATTCGAACCTGCGACCTTTTGACCCCCAGTCAAACGCGCTAACCAGGCTGCGCTATACCCCGATGGTTTTCCCTTAGGTGGCGAGGCCGGGTGGTGGCTGGTCGCCGCTGGGTATCTTGGCAGACACCTTTGCCGGGCGGTGGTTCGCTTGGTGGCGACCGATGCCCTGAGGGAAGGTACCAATATGCCAACTCTCTTGCGGCCCAACAAGGCCTGATAGCGAATCCGAAGGCAAGTTGAAGGCCATTTTGCCGGGTTAGGGGGCGAAAATATCCGCTACCGGCCCATGTTCCGGGAATCTCGGATCTCCCAGGTCTTGGGATCCAAGCGGGGAACGACACTAAACTTGTCGAGTGTGGCCGCAATATCGATGTCGGCCTCCAGCCCGATTCGCAGGACGTTTCGACCGCCGCGGCTGACCTTCAAACGCTGGGCGAGCGAAGTCGCAGTGAGCCCTGTTTTCGCTTCTTGCCAGGCGTCGGTGGCGATCTGAGCTTGATCGTTGCACTCAATCGACTTGGCTCCGTCGATCAAGTGATCGACGATCGCCCCGGCTAAGAGGACATCTTCTCGAGTGATTTCTCCCTCGGTCCCGGCACAGACAATTTGAATGGTTTCGTGCTCGGCCAGTTCATTGCATAGCGCGGTCAGATTGACGAAGGAAGCGATATAGATCGTCTCGGCCGCACGACAGGCCTGCATCGCTTTGGTACCGTTGGTGGTGGTGAAGAGGATCTGCTTGCCGGAAACGACCTCGCGACTGTACTCGGTAGGCGAATTCCCAAGATCGAAACCTTCGATCCGCTTCCCTCCCCTTTCACCTCCCAGAAGCGCCGTAGGCTTGCTGGCATGCTGCGACTTGGCGTCTTCAATTGTCAGTTGCGGGAAGATACTGTCGGCTCCATTGGCGACTGCGTGGGTGATGGTAGTGGTGGCTCGCAAGACATCGATTACCACAGCGACGGTCCCGGAGAGGTCGGCCTGCCCCATAAGTGCTGGCAGTAAATAGACATCGATTCGTTTGGTCTTCAAAGAATTCCCCTCGGAAGTCGCAATTTCCTGCCCTTGCCTACGAATCTACTATTAGAGTTACCGTAGCACTCTGCAAATTATGGTCTGAAAGGGTTTCTGACGGAATGACTGGCAACAACACCCACTCAATCGTCTTTGGTTATATCGCTTGGGCGTTCGGCGTCTTTGGAGCGCATCGCTTTTATTACGGCAAAACACTCACCGGCGTGCTGTGGTTTTTCACGCTGGGCTTGCTCTTTGTCGGCTGGATTATCGACTTGTTCCTGATTCCTTCGATGGATGAAGAATGCAATCAACGGTATCGTAGCGGACCGATCGATTACAACGTGGCTTGGATCTTGTGCTTTTTCCTGGGCGTGTTCGGCATCCATCGCTTTTACATGGGTAAATGGATTAGCGGCCTTATCTGGTTGGTAACTGGTGGACTGCTGGGAATCGGCTTCGTGTACGATGTGTTGACGCTGAACGATCAAGTCGATGAAATCAATCGCGAGTTAGCCGTCGCTTAACCTAGCTGTCGATGAGCGATTCGAAACAAAAACGCCCGAGTGAATAAACTTCATCGGGCGTTTTTCATGGTTCGTAATTTATTTGGCCAAGTCTTGAATCTTGGCTGGGTTGCTGGGGTCGAGCTTGAAGGTAACGGGATAGTAGTATCCTTCCGACTTCTTCGGGAACAACTTCTGCCAGGCTCGCACAACAGAGTAGGCAAGCACCTTGGCGCCGTAGTCCAGGCCTTCGGTGTTCTGCGATAAGTTTTTATATCCGAGTGTGTGTCGCATGAAACGATTCGCACGGAAAAGTTTGATGCGCCGGCGTGCCTTCGGTGTGAGATGCTCGGTGGTGAGCGACACATTCAAGCCTTCCACGTTGCTCACGCGATGTGGTGTGTTTTGCGGCCAGGTAACCATTTGCCCTGGCTGGAGATCAACGACCATGGCTTCTTGATCGAATTCTGGCTGATAGTCGAGTTCTTCGTTGCTTACCCCGCAGATCACATCTTCGACCTTTTGCTGGGTGACGTAACGCTCGTTGTAGGGAGGATAAGCCCACACGCGTTTGACGCCCCGCATATGCCACAGCATGTTGCAAGGGATATCAAGGTGATAGTAAACCAGCGCACGAGGCGAACTGATTAGCAGGTTAGCCGATCGCTCAAGCGCGTTGAAGCCAGGCGTCTTCGCTTGGATCTCGTCGTAGATGTCGTTGATCAGTTTGGTGAATTCAGCATGATGATCCGCCATGTTGCGGACGTTCAGCCACAATCGCCCCGCTTTCGTGGCGTTCAGTAACTGCTCGCCGGAGAGTGTTGATGCATCCCCTTCTCGCCACTGGTTCGAGGTTTCGTCGACGCCCATCGTATGGACGTTCAGGCAATCACGCGGATGAGTGTCCAGAATGCGGATTAAATGTTCGTCGTCAAAGAGGCCTGTTTCTACCAGACGATGGTTTACCGTGAGCGGCTTTTTCTCTAGGTCGGTATTTGAAAACGTGCAATCGATCAGATTCGAGGCAGACATGGGCACGGACTCTTCGAGGGAACATCAAGGAAATGGCATGTAAAGAAAGTCTAGGTGCCAGTCTGGCGGGAAGTTTCGTCGCCGATTCCCTTTCCCTAATCCACCCCCTGCGATCATTCCCCACATTGATTTATTCGCTTCAAGCGTTACCAATGGAGTAATCGCTCCGCGATGTGGATGATTGTCACCGCATTGGGGATGCGTTATTCTGTCGGCAAGTCGGATGGTTTCCCCGGCCTGTTCCATAGGGACAGCCGATTTCCCCGATAGGCGCAGCCGATCGCTCGCCATCCGCCTTACAGCTGTTCGCCCGCAACGATACCACTTTAAGATAGATGAGGATCTGCCATGGCCTACGAACTTCCTGCATTACCGTACGCATACGACGCGCTCGAACCGCACATTGACGCCCGTACGATGGAAATCCATCACACTAAGCATCACCAGGCTTACATCACCAAGGTGAATGCGGCGATCGAAGGAACCGACTTGGAAAGCAAGTCGATTGAAGAACTGGTTACCGGCATCAACTCGGTTCCAGAGAACATTCGCGGCGCCGTCCGTAATAATGGTGGTGGTCACGCGAACCACTCGTTGTTCTGGACCATCATGAAGCCAGGCGGTGGCGGAACGCCAAGTGGTGACCTGGCTGCTGCCATCGACGCCGAACTGGGCGGCTTTGAAAAGTTCAAGGAAGACTTCAGCAACGCTGCCGCAACCCGCTTTGGTTCAGGCTGGGCTTGGCTGAGCGTCTCGGGTGGCAAATTGGAAGTCTCCAGCACGCCGAACCAAGACTCGCCACTGATGGAAGGTAAGACTCCAATCCTGGGTCTCGACGTCTGGGAACACGCTTACTACTTGAACTATCAAAACAAGCGTCCTGACTACATCTCGGCGTTCTTCAACGTCATCAACTGGGACGAAGTTGCTTCTCGCTACGCAGCTGCCAAGGGTTAATTCCCGCAGTGTACGATGCCGTCACGAGGTTGATGGCATGATAGCAAAGCCAACAAGGGCCTGATCTTGAAAAGGATCAGGCCCTTTTTTTGGTAGAAGGGTCAATCTTGTGGGAATGGCATTGACCCGGTCGGAAGCGAAAACTACGATCCCCCCGCTTTCCCGAATCGCGTGTCAAACTAGGCGAAGTATTCTGGGAATTCGAATCAGAATGGCTGAAGGACTTTTCCGAAAGTTCCGATTTGAAGAAGTGTAGGGACATCCACATACTCAAAATGAGTGGCTTGAGAGAGGACTCTCAGGGCATGTCTCCGTCGAATTGAACCACACACGAATGAGTTGGTAAGTCAGAGAACGATTCTCTCGCATCCATCTCGTGCACATCCGAAGGCAGGGACGCCATGCGAATGCACACCAAACATTGGTCGCTACTGTTTACCGTAGCCGTTTCCATTACCTCCGTTGCCGCGACGGGGTGCAAGTCGATGCCTGGCTGGAATTACATGGCCCGCATGGGAGCACCTGCTTCGTCCGAAGCTTCAGGCTCGGAAGCTCCTCGCTATGCAGCGACGCCATCGTCGACTTCGACGCCGACTCCATCTTCGGCTCAGTTGGCTGGTCGCTCGCAAGTGATGCCAAACTACTTGGCCGGATCGACCCCAGCTTCCGCACAACAAGCTTCGGCAACCAGCCCTGCTGGCGCTTCGGCTCAACGCGGCTACTACTCGTCCACACCAAGTGGCTCGACCGCAATGGCGGGTTCGGCTTCGCCAGCTGGTTACGGTGCTTACCCAACCCAGGGTTCGCCCAGCAGCTACGGCGCATCGGCGGCCGCCTACACCGCCAACGCCAACACCTCGTCGACATACGGTTCGACTGGTGCAGCACCAGTAGGTTACTCGGCAGTTCCTCCTTCCTATACGCAACAAGCAAGCGGCTCGAGCTATGGTGCTTCGGCACCTAGTGGATCGACTTCGGCTTACAGCGGTTCGGCCTACTCGAGCCCACAAGCTCCAAGCCCGTCGTCTTACAACAGCGGTACTTCGCAGTACCCAAGCACAAGCAGCTATCCGTCGACTTCGACCTCGCCGCAGTATCCTACTACTAACTCGAGCTCGAACGGCTTCAGCTACCCACCATCGACGATGCCACAATCGACGACCCCACAGTCGTCGACGTATCCTTCGACCAATTCGGGAGCTTCAAGCCAGTACCCATCGACGAGCAGCTACTCGAGCACTGCTGCTCCCAACCCAAGCAGCTACCAACCGATGACCAGCCCGAGCTACCAAACGGCTTCGGCAAGTTCGGCTGCCGGTAGCGGCTCGACCTACCGTCCGGGTGGCACCGCCGACTACAGCGGTTCGTCTACTTCAGGTACTTCGGGCACGACCTCGCGATACGGTAACACTTCCGAATACCCAACTTCCAGCTTCACGCGATAGTTGGTCGAGGTTCAATCGAAATCAAAGAAAAGGGAGCGACATTTTGTCGTTCCCTTTTTTCATGCGCCGCGAAAAAGTTGCTATGATCCCAACAAAAATGCCCACGTCAAAAACGTGGGCAGATGGCCGTTTTGGAATTGGCCTCATCCGGTAAGTGTTACAGGCCGGTCGGACAAAAGGATTGGCTAATCACACGCGATGCAACACCTTTCATCTTCAAGCGACTTAGTTGCTTTTCGACGGAGGTATCGTCGGCGAAGGTGCCAACTCGTTTCCAGGCATGTTCCGCCGAGTCAAATTCGTCGACGATAATCTGCCTTGCCATTCCACCCGGAGCACTGACGGAAATCCACTTTCCCGCCGCGTCGTGCGAACATTCACACATGGCTCTCTACTCCCAAGAAGTTATGGATGCGGTTCTAATTGCATCGACTCAACGGTAGGTTGCGATGAGTCTATTTCTTGGAAATTGCGTGCAATCAAGCCAGCGCTGCGGCAAGCCGTGCTGACATGCCTTACACCCTGAATAACACGGCATTATTGCGGCCAAATTCTTGCCCGTAATCACCGCGGTCATGGTGGATTACGCCATCGCTTAAGGCCGAACTTCACCACGGCAACGCAGCATTGAAGCGATCGCGCACTACCAGCCCATGACCATGTTCGACTCGATGGCTTTGCGAGCTTGATTCAAGTCGTTCCCTGTCTCGTGCATGTACAACCGGATCGCATGGACCTTGTCCCCTTCCGCCTTCGAGAGACAATCTCGCGCGACCACGCAAGGATCAAGGGCCTGGGCAGCGAGCCCCAATGCTGCTTTGGAAATTACCCAAGAGGTCCGCGGACGCTTGGAAATACGGATGATCTCATCACCCGGATAGCTATCGTAAACCTGGCCTTTGGCTTCGTTCTCGTCTTGGGCCCAGGTAATGACAATGTGAGCGTTTGTTTCAACCTCGAATAGCGCCATGAAGAATCTCCTTCAGAGAAGAACTAGAGAGATAGCGAGAGGGAAAGAAAGGCCTCCATCTTAACTTCTGGCCTACCCCTCGCTTCCGTTCTTACACGCTGGGAACTTGCCAGAGATCTCGTCGCGTTTGTACACAGCGAGTCTGGCAGCGAATTGGCAAGTGAGAACGGGGCACGGCGAGACGATCCAGGAGCAAATGATGGAGTAGTTTTCGCGAATTTATAATGTGCCCAGCAGACCGTCAATTAAATTTCTGAAGCGAAAGGGTCGCTAATTTCGGCCCGAAAGACGTAGTGGTTGCCTCTTTGCCGTTGTTCAACCTAACGGCAAATTTCTGGTAGAATGATGGGGATCCTATAATTGGCAGCAATACGAATTTTTCTACCCGCTGAAGTACGACCGTCCCTATGAGTTCCTCCTATCCACCTGAGAGCTCCCCAATTCCGTCGCGCGAGTCCGCCCCTCCGCCACGTCGTCGCTGGCCGATAGGTCGGTGGCTGCTGACACTGCTGGTCATTGCCGCGGTCTACGTCGGTTTTACGCTGCTTAACTCAACATCGCGTGCTCAATTCCAATGGGCCGCCGCACTCGAGTCATTGGACGAAGGAAATATTGTCGAGGCCCAGAAGCATGCTGATCAAGCATTGAAACTTGATCCGGAAGATTCCGACCTGCAATTGCGTGCGGCCGAATTCTTCTATCGCATCGATCAGCCGGAAGTCGCTAGTAAACACCTGAAGCGTGCACTCGAACTCAGTGGCGACAACCCGACTGTTTTGAATACGGCCAGCTTCCTGTTCGCGCGGATGGGAAAACATGATCAGTCGTTGCCACTTTCAGACAAACTGGTTGATCTGTCAGAAACGAAGCGGACGATTCACCCGCATATGGCCTTGAACCAGCGTGCCTACGCGATCGCTTTGGCTGCAGCAGACGGCCAAGCTTCAGACGAACAAATCCAGCAAGGTTTGGAAGACATTAACAAAGCTCTCGAAGTGTTCGTGCACGACGACGCAGTCATCGATCAGCGGATCGCGAATTACCTCGACACGCGCGGGTATCTCGAACTTTACGCTGGATCGCCGCAGCGTGGCTTGAAAGACATTAACAAAGCAATTGCGGTGTACGAGTTACTTCGTGAAGAGATCGCTAACGAAGTCAAAGATGCGAACTTAGACAAAGTCCCCGAAGCGGCGATCGCTTTCGATCAAGAACTGAAGCACGTTTTAGCTGTGCTTTTCGCCCATCGTGCCGCTATTCTCGAAGAGTTGAACGAAGCGGACGCGGCTGATGCCGACCACATTCGAGCAAGCGAGTTTGGCCTAAATCGCAAGAAGGGAATCTGGTAGCGAACTACCGATTCCCCACCACAGCAAATTCACGAGTGAAGATCTTTAAACGACTTCCGACTCTTGTAAATCGACCTTAGGCTTGCTCGCCGCGGCCTCGCGATCGAGCCGACTGCCAAGCGATCGCTCTAGCGAGCGAACTTCTTCCAGCAAGCGTTCGTCATCATCATTGTCTTGGCAATCGTCGGTCACGTGGGGCAGCGGATGAGGTATCACGCGCTCGCCGGTGTGACAATAGATGCAGTTGCGGCCGTTCGCCTTGGCTCGATAAAGAGCCGCATCGGCACGCGCCAACAAGGTTTGTGGTTCGTCAGCGGCACTCGCTTGGGCCACACCACCACTGACTGTCACCTTCAGCTTCTCAGCTGCCGCAACTCGGACACGTTCGGCAAACATGTTGGCCCCGTCCAAGTCAGTCGATGGCATCAACACCACGAATTCTTCACCACCGTAGCGAGTAACCACGTCGGTTTCACGAACGCAGTTATCCACGAGGTTTGCCACTTCCTGCAAAACACGATCCCCTTCCAGGTGACCAAACTCGTCGTTGATCCGCTTGAAGTGATCGACATCGAGAATGCACAGCGAGAAAGTTAGTTCGTATCGATCCTTCATCGCGAACAAGCTTTCCAAGCTATCATCCAACGCACGTCGGTTGGAAAGGCCGGTGAGCGGATCGGTACGCGATTCGGTGAAGGTCATCAACAGGTTGGCTTGCTGACGCACTTCGTCATAGGCGTGGGCAATTTGCGAAGAGAGCCGCATGGTTGGGCTCAGCATTCGTTCGGCTTCTTCACATAAAGCCTGCCACGATTCGCCAGTTGGATTTTCGTCAGAGCACATCAGGACGATACGGTCTTTGAAATGGGCGATGCTCGATTGATGGGTGGCCAGGTTGCGACGCACTTCTCGCGAGATTTCTTCCAACTGCTTTACTACCGCTTTGGCGCGTTTCAGTTCGCGGCGAGCAAATGCTTGCTCAGCTGAAGCTGGTCGCTGATTTCGTTTACCCAAGAAGTAGCCGATCAGTGCGATCAGCGCCATCGCCACGGGTGTCGGGATTCCCAATATCCAGTCTTCCATCCTGGCTCTACCCTGCACGCTTTTAAAAGGACTTGTTGCTTCTTCTCGCCGGTACCTGCTTCGTTCGGACGGTTACATCCGATTCCGACTTCCCACGCCCTGGAGGCACAATGCGCCAAATCCAACGACGATGATGAAAGCCACAGTCCACTCAAGGGTTCCCATGTGCACAACGAAATCTTCCGTTTCGCGGATGAATTTGAATACTAAGTTGCGCATGGCTTGCGATCCAGTGGTGGAAACAGAGGTAGACGATATACCACATAGAAACGGTAGGTCATGAAATGCTTCCATGCGTCAAATCACGACCAGTTTGCCCCAATGGCGCGAACCTTTAACGGCCGGGCAAGCCTAAAGTGCAGAGAACGACTATCCTTTCAGGGGGAATGCAGTTTGCTGCAAAAAATGCGGTCAAATATTCGCCAGGGGGCCTTGAGTTTTGAGAGGATGGGCCTATATTTGTCTATCTCAACACGAGTTGGGGCCGTAGCTCAATTGGTTAGAGTACCGGACTGTCGATCCGGTGGTTGCGGGTTCGATCCCCGTCGGCCTCGCTTTTCCGACATTATCGGAAGCGATTCAAGTTCATGGCAGCCCAGGTTTACCTGTGGCTGCCGTTCACTTTGCGCATGCATGGGGATTGGCATGGAGAGCTGGGTTGGTTGTTCAATTCGTACAACAGACTCCCTGACCATCGAGCTATCGCAAGGGCCGAATCGGCTCGTCGTCTTACCTTCGGATGATGCCGCTGAGTCCTGTGTCGCTGCCATTCGCACAGCCGAGAAGCACATCAAAGAACAACGGTCTCTTGAGTCTCGGTGGCGAAACGAGTTGGAGATTGTTCTTCAGTCCGTGATTGTCACCGCCACGCATCCGAATCTTGGATCGCATGACGAATGGATTGTCCGTCTTGACGTGCGAAATGATAGCCATACTGACGCTGTGATTCTGCATGAATCAGTCCTTACTGCTGTTGCAGATGAATTGCACGGTGTAGCGCAGTTTGTGAACTTCTCGCGATGGAATCAGACACGCCAGAATTAGCCCAACTACGATAGGCTCACCGGCCCGGGGTCGCAATGAAAACTCTTTGGCACTTTGCTGCCTAAACTGGTTTTGTTAGCTACATTGCGACGCCGGGCTGATGAGCCTAACCCATCTAAATACCGGAGAACCTTCCGGTAGGCTTACCGAGGGAACGCCTAAAGATTACATCCATTCAGACGCGATACCGGAGTTACACTCCGGTATTCTTTCCGCATAAGCGATAACCAACCTTAGCACTAAAATCCCATTAGGATGATTGTTTTTATGGCTAACTCGGGGGCCCGCTGTTGGAGTAACCGAAAACTCCCTGGCGAGTCGTTTGCAATTGCCGTCTTAATCGGCCAATTGCCCCAAGAATAACGGCGAATCTTCGGAATGCTCTCGCATATTTGATCGACAAAAAAACGACGCCATCACATTTAGCCGCGGTCAACGGATCGTGGCTTTTTCGTGCGCTTCATCGCGTTTTTCTTAGCATACCTCG
The Blastopirellula marina genome window above contains:
- a CDS encoding amidohydrolase, with protein sequence MAIRNGHFVAVGSNADVRRRMGTKTTVVDAAGQTITPGLIDSHLHFVGLGESLQMLNLSQARSWEAIVRQVESAAKQTPAGDWIEGRGWHQSKWSVEPTENVDGYPMHTSMSRVTETHPVILTHASGHACFANAAAMKLAGIDRDTPDPPGGQIVRDAEGDAIGIFLENAQSHIYRAKAKADRQVPNADRQARLSEQIRLAGEACLRHGITSVHDAGCSFELAEKLRQFADAGQLQVRMLVMIRASSRELEGRLAAARIEQAGNGFLTVRSVKVSIDGALGAHGAWLLQPYDDLPGSVGFNTVASDELERIAEMCKANHWQLCVHAIGDQANREVLDIYERVLGAEAGEDHRWRVEHAQHLAVEDIPRFGKLGVIPAMQANHCTSDAPFVLQRLGERRSSEGAYVWRSLIDSGAIVANGTDAPVESIDPRVSLYASVTRQLSDGSQFFPEQCMTRQEALLSYTRWAARAGFQDQYIGSIEIGKRADFVLWDTDLLNCPAEELLTAKTLRVWLDGKERTVTPLAK
- a CDS encoding 2-phosphosulfolactate phosphatase → MKTKRIDVYLLPALMGQADLSGTVAVVIDVLRATTTITHAVANGADSIFPQLTIEDAKSQHASKPTALLGGERGGKRIEGFDLGNSPTEYSREVVSGKQILFTTTNGTKAMQACRAAETIYIASFVNLTALCNELAEHETIQIVCAGTEGEITREDVLLAGAIVDHLIDGAKSIECNDQAQIATDAWQEAKTGLTATSLAQRLKVSRGGRNVLRIGLEADIDIAATLDKFSVVPRLDPKTWEIRDSRNMGR
- a CDS encoding NINE protein — encoded protein: MTGNNTHSIVFGYIAWAFGVFGAHRFYYGKTLTGVLWFFTLGLLFVGWIIDLFLIPSMDEECNQRYRSGPIDYNVAWILCFFLGVFGIHRFYMGKWISGLIWLVTGGLLGIGFVYDVLTLNDQVDEINRELAVA
- a CDS encoding cupin-like domain-containing protein, which codes for MSASNLIDCTFSNTDLEKKPLTVNHRLVETGLFDDEHLIRILDTHPRDCLNVHTMGVDETSNQWREGDASTLSGEQLLNATKAGRLWLNVRNMADHHAEFTKLINDIYDEIQAKTPGFNALERSANLLISSPRALVYYHLDIPCNMLWHMRGVKRVWAYPPYNERYVTQQKVEDVICGVSNEELDYQPEFDQEAMVVDLQPGQMVTWPQNTPHRVSNVEGLNVSLTTEHLTPKARRRIKLFRANRFMRHTLGYKNLSQNTEGLDYGAKVLAYSVVRAWQKLFPKKSEGYYYPVTFKLDPSNPAKIQDLAK
- a CDS encoding superoxide dismutase, which produces MAYELPALPYAYDALEPHIDARTMEIHHTKHHQAYITKVNAAIEGTDLESKSIEELVTGINSVPENIRGAVRNNGGGHANHSLFWTIMKPGGGGTPSGDLAAAIDAELGGFEKFKEDFSNAAATRFGSGWAWLSVSGGKLEVSSTPNQDSPLMEGKTPILGLDVWEHAYYLNYQNKRPDYISAFFNVINWDEVASRYAAAKG
- a CDS encoding DUF6793 family protein, giving the protein MALFEVETNAHIVITWAQDENEAKGQVYDSYPGDEIIRISKRPRTSWVISKAALGLAAQALDPCVVARDCLSKAEGDKVHAIRLYMHETGNDLNQARKAIESNMVMGW
- a CDS encoding tetratricopeptide repeat protein, with the translated sequence MSSSYPPESSPIPSRESAPPPRRRWPIGRWLLTLLVIAAVYVGFTLLNSTSRAQFQWAAALESLDEGNIVEAQKHADQALKLDPEDSDLQLRAAEFFYRIDQPEVASKHLKRALELSGDNPTVLNTASFLFARMGKHDQSLPLSDKLVDLSETKRTIHPHMALNQRAYAIALAAADGQASDEQIQQGLEDINKALEVFVHDDAVIDQRIANYLDTRGYLELYAGSPQRGLKDINKAIAVYELLREEIANEVKDANLDKVPEAAIAFDQELKHVLAVLFAHRAAILEELNEADAADADHIRASEFGLNRKKGIW
- a CDS encoding GGDEF domain-containing protein, encoding MEDWILGIPTPVAMALIALIGYFLGKRNQRPASAEQAFARRELKRAKAVVKQLEEISREVRRNLATHQSSIAHFKDRIVLMCSDENPTGESWQALCEEAERMLSPTMRLSSQIAHAYDEVRQQANLLMTFTESRTDPLTGLSNRRALDDSLESLFAMKDRYELTFSLCILDVDHFKRINDEFGHLEGDRVLQEVANLVDNCVRETDVVTRYGGEEFVVLMPSTDLDGANMFAERVRVAAAEKLKVTVSGGVAQASAADEPQTLLARADAALYRAKANGRNCIYCHTGERVIPHPLPHVTDDCQDNDDDERLLEEVRSLERSLGSRLDREAAASKPKVDLQESEVV